The following proteins are co-located in the Synechococcus sp. PROS-U-1 genome:
- a CDS encoding alpha/beta hydrolase — MGLMGSLLLSTCGTWPVRSTERLEVKIDGVVLPVSVEELGAFVRSPQGDPSQLSRSELSTWMSLLAPESKEGLIRLLKAPVLSRRSLGRQLLSSWGAGPLLDALGELIRVEDGGRINRSLVLSTLEQLLEGQETVSTLDVLEALPAQHLRLDLDALVGAANRWRLELQRHQGLMRAFAQKEAQVQSLPLGGHSRSLGAPLPSTLAVDHRPRPLRVERWIPESPRDDRTWILMMPGLGGDPNHFHWLARSLMKAGWPVALLEHPGSDAAAVQALLEGRQSFDGAAVLKQRLADLSAVLDAQRQGDLNIPGEEVVLMGHSLGALTALLASGAGVVPGMDQRCEGALAGLPLTNLSKLLQCELAAGRVLDGNAMVPLPRAVVGVNSFGGLIWPHGSSQALPIPLLLMGGTLDLITPALDEQVALLAGLAQHPASRVVVVEGASHFSPIRVDGQGAATEGDDLFRLGEELVGVNPLSVQRVIAFEVIRFLNALSTEPSRQDSFHLTDSASTTRWHRLDRRRAQELVDQ; from the coding sequence ATGGGCTTGATGGGCAGTCTGCTGCTCAGCACGTGTGGAACGTGGCCTGTTCGCTCCACAGAGCGTCTGGAGGTCAAGATCGATGGCGTCGTCTTACCGGTTTCGGTTGAGGAACTCGGTGCCTTTGTCCGGTCTCCGCAGGGTGATCCATCGCAGCTCTCGCGATCGGAGCTGTCCACCTGGATGAGCCTTCTCGCGCCCGAAAGCAAAGAGGGATTGATCCGTCTGCTGAAGGCTCCCGTTCTTTCCAGGCGCAGCCTTGGGCGTCAGCTGCTCAGCAGCTGGGGGGCTGGCCCACTTCTGGATGCGCTGGGGGAATTGATTCGGGTGGAAGACGGAGGCCGTATCAACCGTTCTCTGGTCCTGTCCACGCTTGAACAGTTGCTTGAAGGGCAGGAAACAGTTTCGACACTGGATGTGCTTGAAGCGTTGCCAGCACAGCATCTGCGTCTTGATCTTGATGCCCTGGTGGGTGCCGCCAATCGCTGGAGGCTGGAATTACAGCGTCATCAGGGATTGATGCGGGCGTTTGCTCAGAAAGAGGCCCAGGTGCAGTCCCTCCCCCTGGGTGGGCATTCGCGATCTCTGGGAGCGCCCCTTCCGTCAACCCTGGCCGTCGACCATCGTCCGCGTCCGTTGCGTGTGGAACGTTGGATTCCGGAGTCGCCCCGGGACGATCGAACCTGGATTTTGATGATGCCTGGTCTGGGTGGGGACCCAAACCATTTCCACTGGCTCGCGCGCTCGCTGATGAAGGCGGGCTGGCCCGTCGCATTGCTCGAGCATCCCGGCAGTGATGCCGCTGCCGTTCAGGCGTTGCTCGAGGGGCGTCAATCGTTTGACGGCGCCGCGGTGCTCAAGCAGCGGCTGGCTGATCTTTCTGCGGTGCTGGATGCGCAACGTCAAGGTGACTTGAACATCCCCGGGGAGGAGGTTGTGCTGATGGGGCATTCCCTTGGAGCCTTAACAGCTCTTCTGGCCAGTGGCGCAGGCGTGGTGCCCGGGATGGACCAGCGCTGTGAAGGGGCATTGGCTGGCTTGCCTCTCACTAACCTCTCGAAATTGCTCCAGTGCGAATTGGCTGCAGGGCGCGTGCTCGATGGCAACGCGATGGTGCCGCTTCCCCGGGCGGTGGTGGGGGTCAACAGCTTTGGTGGCTTGATCTGGCCGCACGGTTCCAGTCAGGCCTTACCGATTCCCCTGCTTCTGATGGGTGGGACGCTCGATCTGATCACCCCTGCATTGGACGAGCAGGTGGCTCTTTTGGCTGGATTGGCGCAGCATCCCGCCAGCAGGGTGGTGGTGGTTGAGGGGGCCAGTCATTTTTCGCCGATTCGTGTGGATGGCCAGGGGGCGGCCACGGAAGGGGACGATCTCTTCCGTCTTGGCGAGGAGCTGGTGGGGGTCAATCCCCTCAGCGTGCAACGGGTGATTGCCTTTGAAGTGATTCGCTTTCTCAATGCCCTCAGCACCGAGCCATCGCGTCAGGACTCCTTCCACCTAACGGATTCCGCGTCCACGACCCGGTGGCATCGCTTGGATCGTCGCCGGGCCCAGGAGTTAGTGGATCAGTAG
- a CDS encoding MFS transporter, whose product MTPLIFHAIDFSAREVGSGLAVSALIGTVVRLLSGALLDRGVRCSWPVRATTLLAIAADLILLQASNYSSYLIGQLLLGCAAGLYWPAIELAVPLSCGSIPSGRGYALVRSADALGIGIGTLIGTMAATLDILRTVYTVEAVCMGTVLVLICLYPLQDGPPYRELSGNGRDHGVRLPTSRLPWLLPLMPVLVISVVATGILALQQSVLPLDLVRGGLLRPALSESHSSALIALQLTLLVSLQWPVGRWLAERSVAFGLGLSLAGFSVGCGLIALSTLFENGTALVLAALLPMAFAQAAFLPTATEAVIEETPPEHRGLAMALFSQCFAVSAIVAPLAGGTLLDLQNNGLVLWLLMGGACIVVLPTLRTLKPRYRATATKVDAPRPGEKQQRLDALAGSPGNLRR is encoded by the coding sequence ATGACACCGCTGATCTTCCATGCGATCGACTTCTCGGCCCGAGAGGTTGGCAGCGGCTTGGCCGTTTCAGCCCTGATCGGCACGGTGGTGCGTCTTCTGAGTGGCGCACTGCTCGATCGAGGCGTCCGTTGCTCATGGCCCGTCAGGGCCACAACACTGTTGGCGATTGCTGCCGATCTGATCCTGCTGCAAGCGAGCAACTACAGCAGTTACCTCATCGGACAACTCCTTCTGGGCTGTGCGGCTGGTCTGTACTGGCCCGCCATCGAATTGGCTGTTCCCTTGAGTTGCGGCAGCATCCCGTCAGGCCGGGGGTACGCCCTAGTGCGCAGTGCAGATGCTCTCGGGATTGGCATCGGAACGCTGATCGGAACCATGGCCGCAACTCTGGACATCCTGCGAACGGTGTACACCGTTGAGGCGGTGTGCATGGGAACAGTGCTGGTCCTCATCTGCCTTTATCCACTCCAGGACGGCCCCCCTTATCGCGAGCTCAGCGGCAACGGTCGAGACCATGGAGTTCGACTGCCAACCTCCCGTCTGCCTTGGTTGCTGCCCCTGATGCCCGTGCTGGTCATCAGCGTGGTTGCAACAGGAATCCTGGCTCTTCAGCAGAGTGTTCTTCCCCTAGATCTAGTGCGCGGGGGGCTGTTGCGACCGGCTCTGAGCGAAAGCCACAGCAGTGCGCTGATCGCCCTGCAATTGACCCTGCTGGTGAGCCTTCAGTGGCCGGTGGGCCGTTGGCTTGCCGAGCGCAGCGTTGCCTTCGGGCTCGGCCTCAGCCTCGCAGGATTCAGTGTTGGCTGCGGCTTAATCGCACTTTCAACCCTGTTCGAAAACGGAACAGCCCTTGTGCTGGCAGCCCTGCTGCCGATGGCGTTCGCCCAGGCCGCATTCCTTCCCACAGCCACAGAAGCCGTCATCGAAGAGACCCCCCCAGAACATCGGGGCCTAGCGATGGCGCTGTTTTCCCAGTGCTTCGCGGTCAGTGCCATCGTGGCGCCCCTCGCTGGAGGAACCTTGTTGGACCTTCAGAACAACGGCCTGGTGCTCTGGCTGTTGATGGGAGGGGCCTGCATTGTGGTGCTTCCAACCCTGCGCACCCTGAAACCGAGATATCGAGCGACAGCAACCAAGGTCGACGCGCCCCGCCCTGGGGAAAAGCAACAGCGCCTTGATGCTTTGGCAGGCAGTCCAGGCAATCTTCGGCGGTAA
- the ychF gene encoding redox-regulated ATPase YchF, translated as MLKAGIVGLPNVGKSTLFNALVANAQAQAANFPFCTIEPNVGSVAVPDERLDRLTELSKSQNTIPTRMEFVDIAGLVKGASQGEGLGNKFLANIREVDAIVHVIRCFEDDDVIHVSGSVGPSRDAEVINLELGLSDLAQIEKRRERLKKQMRTSKEAQLEDAALGRIQAVLENGGAARSVELADEETALIKPLGLLTAKPIIYATNVSEEDLADGNAFCTEVNELAAKEGAETVRISAQVEAELVELGDDERSDYLEGLGVTEGGLQSLIRATYRLLGLRTYFTTGEKETRAWTFKAGMTAPQTAGVIHTDFERGFIRAQTIGWEKLLEAGSLAEARNKGWLRSEGKEYVVDEGDVMEFLFNV; from the coding sequence ATGCTTAAAGCCGGAATTGTCGGATTGCCCAATGTGGGCAAGTCCACCTTGTTCAACGCATTGGTGGCCAACGCCCAGGCGCAGGCTGCCAATTTTCCGTTCTGCACGATCGAGCCCAATGTCGGCAGCGTGGCAGTCCCCGATGAGCGGCTGGATCGGCTAACCGAACTCAGCAAGAGTCAGAACACCATCCCGACCCGAATGGAGTTCGTGGATATTGCTGGATTGGTGAAAGGTGCCAGCCAGGGCGAAGGTCTGGGCAACAAGTTTTTGGCCAACATTCGTGAGGTGGACGCAATCGTCCACGTGATCCGTTGTTTCGAGGACGATGACGTCATTCACGTCTCGGGGTCTGTGGGACCGTCCCGAGATGCGGAGGTGATCAACCTGGAGCTGGGTCTGTCTGACCTGGCCCAGATCGAGAAGCGACGGGAGCGTCTGAAGAAACAGATGCGCACCAGCAAAGAGGCGCAGCTGGAGGATGCTGCGTTGGGACGGATTCAGGCTGTGCTTGAGAACGGTGGCGCGGCCCGCAGTGTCGAGCTAGCGGATGAGGAGACGGCCTTGATCAAGCCCTTGGGGTTGTTAACGGCCAAGCCGATCATCTACGCCACCAATGTGAGCGAGGAGGATCTTGCCGATGGCAATGCCTTCTGCACCGAGGTGAATGAGTTGGCGGCCAAGGAAGGTGCAGAAACGGTGCGGATTTCAGCGCAGGTGGAAGCTGAGCTGGTGGAGCTGGGAGATGACGAGCGCAGCGATTACCTCGAAGGTTTGGGGGTGACTGAAGGAGGTCTGCAAAGCCTGATCCGCGCCACCTATCGCTTGCTGGGTCTGCGCACATACTTCACCACCGGTGAAAAGGAAACCCGGGCCTGGACGTTCAAGGCTGGGATGACCGCACCGCAAACCGCTGGGGTGATCCACACCGACTTTGAGCGAGGCTTCATCCGAGCTCAGACGATCGGATGGGAGAAGCTCTTGGAAGCTGGATCATTGGCAGAAGCACGCAACAAGGGTTGGCTGCGCAGTGAAGGAAAGGAGTATGTGGTGGACGAGGGTGATGTGATGGAATTTTTGTTCAACGTATAG
- a CDS encoding efflux RND transporter periplasmic adaptor subunit codes for MLQSLRSPASQSPEAELASVAKARSKRPKAVMVGLLLLALCGGGVLLQRFGPWSNRQRDLTPFTTTAEQGVLSGVITASGALQAKQKVNVSPRKQGLLDELLVDEGDVVEEGQVLAVMDQADLEDRLQERQALLRQAEANFQTKKEDFDRRSKLYASGVISADDFSDVRFEMLARQAGLIAARERLEQLEQESREQTIRAPFAGMITARYAEPGSFVTPTTAASATAGATSSSIVELSQGLEVSARVPESDIGRIVTGQNAEIRVDAFPDERFSARVSEIAPRAEKEDNVTSFEVKLNFVDPPKELLIGMTADINFQTGRSAPKILVPTVAIYTEDGKPGVLLVDENQKPRFQPVELGNSSGDQTAILNGLESGTRVFIDLPPWADRRD; via the coding sequence ATGCTGCAGTCCTTGCGCTCCCCCGCGTCCCAATCCCCCGAGGCCGAACTGGCATCCGTAGCTAAAGCGCGATCCAAGCGCCCCAAAGCCGTGATGGTTGGGCTGTTGTTGCTGGCCCTCTGCGGTGGAGGAGTCCTGCTGCAGCGGTTCGGTCCCTGGAGCAACCGTCAGCGGGACTTGACGCCGTTCACCACCACTGCTGAGCAGGGGGTTCTCTCCGGGGTGATCACCGCCAGTGGTGCACTGCAGGCCAAGCAGAAGGTGAACGTGAGTCCGCGCAAGCAGGGGCTACTTGATGAACTGCTGGTGGATGAAGGCGATGTTGTGGAAGAAGGCCAGGTGCTGGCGGTGATGGATCAAGCGGATCTCGAGGATCGGTTGCAAGAGAGGCAAGCTCTGCTGCGCCAGGCGGAGGCCAACTTCCAGACCAAAAAAGAGGATTTCGACCGTCGCAGCAAGCTTTATGCGAGCGGTGTGATCAGCGCAGACGACTTCAGCGACGTGCGCTTCGAGATGTTGGCCCGACAGGCGGGCCTGATCGCAGCTCGAGAACGTCTAGAGCAATTGGAGCAGGAGAGCCGTGAGCAGACGATCCGTGCTCCCTTCGCCGGCATGATCACCGCGCGCTACGCCGAACCTGGATCGTTTGTGACCCCCACCACCGCCGCCTCGGCAACGGCCGGTGCCACAAGCTCGTCGATTGTTGAGCTGTCGCAGGGATTGGAAGTCAGCGCCCGCGTTCCGGAAAGCGACATCGGACGCATCGTGACCGGTCAGAACGCCGAGATCCGCGTTGATGCCTTCCCCGATGAACGCTTCTCCGCACGGGTGAGTGAAATTGCCCCCCGTGCTGAAAAAGAAGACAACGTCACCTCCTTCGAGGTGAAACTGAACTTCGTCGATCCCCCGAAGGAACTGCTGATCGGCATGACCGCCGACATCAACTTCCAGACAGGGCGGAGTGCACCAAAGATCCTGGTGCCCACCGTGGCGATTTACACAGAAGACGGCAAACCGGGTGTGTTGCTGGTGGATGAGAACCAGAAACCACGTTTCCAGCCAGTGGAACTGGGCAACAGCAGCGGCGACCAGACTGCGATCCTGAACGGTCTGGAGTCAGGAACACGCGTGTTCATCGATCTGCCTCCCTGGGCTGATCGCCGCGATTGA
- the polA gene encoding DNA polymerase I, protein MPEATVKPLLLLVDGHSLAFRSFYAFSKGGEGGLATKDGRPTSVTYGFLKALLDNSKSLKPEGVAIAFDTAEPTFRHKADANYKAHRDVAPEVFFQDLEQLQQILETHLQLPLCIAPGFEADDVLGTLANRAADTGWGVRILSGDRDLFQLVDDSRDISVLYMGGGPYAKSSGPILIREEGVLGKLGVMPDKVVDLKALTGDSSDNIPGVRGVGPKTAINLLKENSDLDAVYTTLEQVEAEGPKASRGAIKGALKGKLRSDRDNAYLSRKLAEILVDVPLPKEPSLPLSSVDGDGLKSCLEDLELNSLLRQVESFVAAFSEGGYGANAAAAAAKATSPATSEQPTAGAAAEQATDEEVGLPALKPQLIQTEAALDALVKRLMACTDSTQPVAFDTETTDLNPFRAELVGIGICWDEALDALAYIPLGHKGTEDSSPEQLALETVLTALAPWLASNTHPKTLQNAKYDRLILLRHGVALEGVVIDTLLADYLRDAAAKHGLELMAEREFGFQPTSFTDLVGKKQTFADVPLEPASLYCGMDVHVTRRLALLLHSQLEAMGPQLLPLLEQVEQPLEPVLALMESTGIRIDVPYLQGLSEEMGTTLQRLEAEAKEAAGVEFNLASPKQLGELLFDTLGLDRKKSRRTKTGFSTDATVLEKLGNDHPVVPLVLEHRVLSKLKSTYIDALPQLVEPETGRVHTDFNQAVTATGRLSSSNPNLQNIPVRTEYSRRIRKAFLPQEGWTLLSADYSQIELRILTHLSGEEVLQEAYRSGDDVHALTARLLLDKDDVSSDERRLGKTINFGVIYGMGAQRFARETGVSQSEAKDFLAKYKQRYPKVFAFLELQERLALSRGYVETILGRRRPFHFDRNGLGRLLGKDPLEIDLDVARRGGMEAQQLRAAANAPIQGSSADIIKVAMVQLQAALQSQGLPAQLLLQVHDELVLEVAPDALKAIRDLVVKTMEQAVELTVPLVVETGVGANWMEAK, encoded by the coding sequence ATGCCCGAGGCCACCGTCAAGCCCCTCCTGCTGCTTGTGGATGGCCATTCCCTGGCTTTCCGCAGCTTCTACGCCTTCAGCAAGGGGGGAGAAGGGGGCCTCGCGACCAAAGACGGCAGGCCGACCAGCGTGACCTATGGCTTTCTCAAAGCCCTACTGGACAACAGCAAATCTCTGAAGCCTGAAGGCGTCGCAATCGCCTTCGATACAGCCGAGCCCACTTTTCGCCACAAGGCAGACGCCAACTACAAGGCTCATCGGGATGTCGCCCCTGAAGTGTTCTTTCAGGACCTTGAACAGTTGCAGCAGATCCTGGAAACGCACCTGCAGCTCCCCCTCTGCATCGCACCGGGCTTCGAAGCTGACGATGTTCTAGGCACGCTGGCAAACCGAGCAGCCGATACAGGCTGGGGCGTTCGGATTCTGTCTGGAGACCGCGACCTGTTTCAGCTGGTGGATGACAGCCGCGACATCTCGGTTCTTTACATGGGCGGAGGCCCCTACGCCAAAAGCAGTGGCCCAATACTGATTCGTGAAGAGGGGGTACTCGGCAAGCTCGGCGTGATGCCTGACAAGGTGGTGGACTTGAAAGCCCTCACCGGGGACAGCTCCGACAACATCCCCGGAGTGCGAGGTGTGGGCCCGAAAACGGCGATCAACCTGCTCAAGGAGAACAGCGATCTCGACGCGGTTTACACCACCCTCGAGCAGGTGGAAGCGGAAGGGCCGAAAGCCAGTCGGGGAGCCATCAAGGGAGCACTCAAGGGGAAACTGCGCTCAGACCGTGACAACGCCTATCTCTCGCGCAAGCTGGCCGAGATTCTTGTGGATGTTCCCCTCCCCAAGGAACCAAGCCTGCCGTTGTCTTCGGTGGATGGCGACGGCCTGAAGAGTTGCCTGGAAGACCTCGAGCTCAACAGCCTGCTGCGCCAGGTGGAGAGCTTTGTGGCGGCCTTTTCAGAAGGGGGTTACGGGGCCAACGCGGCGGCCGCTGCTGCTAAGGCCACCAGCCCAGCCACCTCAGAACAACCGACTGCCGGTGCCGCCGCCGAACAGGCGACAGACGAGGAGGTGGGGCTGCCCGCCCTGAAACCCCAGCTGATCCAAACCGAAGCAGCCCTGGATGCTCTGGTGAAGAGGCTGATGGCCTGCACCGACAGCACCCAGCCTGTCGCCTTTGACACGGAGACCACCGACCTCAACCCCTTTCGGGCCGAGCTGGTGGGCATCGGCATTTGCTGGGACGAGGCCCTGGACGCTCTGGCCTACATCCCGCTGGGGCACAAAGGCACCGAAGACAGCAGCCCTGAGCAGCTGGCGTTGGAAACAGTGCTCACTGCCCTCGCTCCTTGGCTGGCCAGCAACACCCACCCCAAAACCCTCCAAAACGCCAAATACGACCGCCTGATCCTGCTGCGGCACGGCGTTGCCCTGGAGGGCGTTGTGATCGACACGCTGCTGGCGGATTACTTACGAGATGCAGCAGCCAAACATGGCCTGGAGCTGATGGCGGAGCGGGAATTTGGCTTCCAGCCCACCTCCTTCACCGATCTGGTGGGCAAAAAACAAACCTTTGCCGATGTCCCGCTGGAGCCCGCCAGCCTGTACTGCGGAATGGACGTTCACGTCACCCGCCGCCTGGCACTGCTGCTGCACAGTCAGCTGGAGGCGATGGGTCCTCAGCTGCTGCCTCTGCTCGAACAGGTGGAGCAACCCCTTGAACCGGTGCTGGCCCTCATGGAGTCCACCGGGATTCGGATCGATGTGCCCTACCTCCAGGGCCTCTCAGAGGAAATGGGAACCACCCTGCAGCGGTTGGAAGCCGAAGCCAAAGAAGCCGCCGGTGTTGAGTTCAATCTGGCCTCACCCAAGCAGCTAGGGGAATTGCTGTTCGACACCCTGGGGCTGGATCGCAAAAAATCCCGCCGAACCAAGACCGGCTTCAGCACCGATGCCACCGTGCTGGAGAAACTCGGCAATGACCACCCCGTGGTGCCGCTGGTGCTGGAGCACCGGGTGCTCAGCAAGCTGAAAAGCACCTACATCGATGCCCTGCCCCAATTGGTGGAGCCGGAAACAGGGCGTGTCCACACCGATTTCAACCAGGCGGTGACGGCGACGGGCCGGCTAAGCAGCAGCAACCCCAACCTGCAGAACATCCCAGTCCGCACTGAGTACAGCCGGCGCATCCGCAAGGCCTTCCTGCCGCAGGAAGGCTGGACCTTGCTCAGTGCTGACTACTCCCAAATCGAACTGCGCATTCTCACGCACCTCTCGGGCGAAGAGGTGCTTCAAGAGGCCTACCGCAGCGGTGATGACGTCCACGCGCTGACCGCTCGGCTTTTGCTGGACAAAGACGATGTCAGTTCGGACGAACGCCGCCTCGGCAAGACCATCAACTTCGGGGTGATCTACGGCATGGGAGCCCAGCGATTCGCGCGGGAAACCGGCGTAAGCCAGAGCGAAGCCAAGGATTTCCTGGCGAAATACAAACAGCGCTACCCGAAGGTGTTCGCGTTCCTGGAGCTGCAGGAACGCCTCGCCCTGAGCCGCGGCTACGTGGAAACGATCCTTGGCCGACGGCGTCCGTTCCATTTTGACCGCAACGGTTTGGGCCGGCTGCTGGGCAAGGATCCCTTGGAGATCGATCTGGATGTGGCCCGCCGCGGAGGCATGGAGGCTCAACAACTCCGAGCCGCTGCCAATGCTCCGATTCAGGGGTCGAGTGCCGACATCATCAAAGTGGCGATGGTGCAGCTGCAAGCAGCCCTACAGAGCCAGGGGCTGCCTGCCCAACTGCTACTGCAAGTGCACGACGAACTGGTGCTCGAAGTCGCACCGGATGCCTTGAAGGCCATCCGAGATCTGGTGGTGAAGACCATGGAACAGGCCGTCGAGCTGACTGTGCCTTTGGTGGTGGAGACCGGCGTCGGCGCGAACTGGATGGAAGCGAAATAA
- the cysS gene encoding cysteine--tRNA ligase: MSLRLTNTLTRRTEPFTPLTPGKASIYCCGVTVYDLCHLGHARSYINWDVLRRYLIWRGLEVTFVQNFTDIDDKILKRADEENSTMTAVSERNIESFHQDMDSLGILRPDRMPRATQCLDGIRNLISELEAKGAAYSAEGDVYFAVMKHAGYGKLSGRDLGEQQDNAAGRVADAEEARKKHPFDFALWKGAKPGEPSFPSPWGEGRPGWHIECSAMVRAELGDTIDIHLGGADLVFPHHENEIAQSEAATGQDLARIWMHNGMVNVGGQKMSKSLGNFTTIRALLDSGISPMTLRLFVLQAHYRKPLDFTAQALDAAATGWKGLNAALSLGDRYGASLGWSTAAPLTEGAMTSDGGPVDTALVELEQRFISAMDDDLNSSGGLAVLFDLAKPLRALANRLERGEDTALPEQELNALEGRWQLLRQLAAVLGLRSEAEAASSLDDGAIDAAIADRKAAKAAKNYPEADRIRDELAAQGVELIDKPGGVTEWIRS, encoded by the coding sequence GTGTCCCTGCGGCTCACCAACACCCTCACCCGCCGCACCGAACCCTTCACACCGCTGACTCCGGGCAAAGCGAGCATCTACTGCTGCGGCGTGACGGTCTATGACCTCTGCCACCTCGGCCATGCCCGCAGCTACATCAACTGGGATGTGCTTCGGCGGTATCTGATCTGGCGTGGCCTCGAAGTGACCTTCGTTCAGAACTTCACCGACATCGACGACAAGATCCTCAAACGTGCCGATGAGGAGAACTCCACGATGACCGCCGTCAGCGAGCGGAACATCGAATCCTTCCATCAGGATATGGATTCGCTTGGAATCCTGCGGCCCGACCGCATGCCCCGCGCCACTCAGTGCCTGGATGGGATCCGCAATCTCATCAGCGAACTGGAAGCTAAGGGTGCGGCGTACAGCGCTGAAGGGGATGTGTATTTCGCAGTGATGAAGCATGCCGGTTACGGCAAGCTCAGCGGCCGCGATTTGGGCGAACAGCAGGACAACGCAGCTGGTCGCGTGGCCGATGCCGAAGAGGCCCGTAAGAAACACCCCTTCGATTTCGCGCTGTGGAAAGGGGCCAAACCCGGAGAACCCAGCTTTCCCTCCCCCTGGGGTGAGGGACGCCCTGGCTGGCACATCGAATGCTCAGCCATGGTGCGGGCGGAGCTCGGAGACACAATCGACATCCACCTTGGTGGTGCCGACCTGGTGTTCCCGCACCACGAGAACGAGATTGCCCAATCCGAAGCGGCTACAGGCCAAGACCTGGCCCGGATCTGGATGCACAACGGCATGGTCAATGTCGGCGGGCAGAAGATGAGCAAATCGCTCGGCAACTTCACCACCATCCGCGCCCTGCTGGACAGCGGAATCTCGCCGATGACCCTGCGCCTGTTTGTGCTGCAGGCCCACTACCGCAAACCCCTCGATTTCACTGCTCAAGCCCTAGACGCCGCGGCCACCGGCTGGAAGGGGCTGAATGCAGCACTCAGTCTTGGCGATCGTTATGGAGCAAGCCTTGGCTGGAGTACGGCCGCGCCCCTGACGGAGGGTGCAATGACTTCGGATGGAGGTCCAGTCGACACCGCCCTGGTGGAGCTCGAGCAACGCTTTATCAGCGCCATGGACGATGACCTCAACAGCTCGGGGGGACTGGCTGTTCTGTTCGATCTGGCCAAGCCCCTCCGAGCCCTTGCCAACCGGCTGGAACGAGGCGAGGACACCGCACTGCCTGAGCAGGAGTTGAACGCCCTCGAGGGTCGCTGGCAGCTCCTACGCCAACTGGCGGCGGTGTTGGGACTGCGCTCGGAAGCAGAGGCGGCCTCCAGCCTCGATGACGGGGCGATTGATGCGGCCATCGCAGACAGGAAGGCTGCCAAAGCTGCGAAGAACTACCCAGAAGCCGACCGGATCCGTGATGAGCTCGCGGCCCAAGGTGTGGAGCTGATCGATAAACCCGGCGGAGTGACGGAGTGGATCCGCTCCTGA
- a CDS encoding DUF2721 domain-containing protein: protein MSASPAETLLKAIQLSVSPVFLLAGIGAMMNVLSGRLSRSVDRARELKRRCQELECDEQAEFRLIRQRIRLVVRAIGLLTLSTLLISTVVAVIFLTVALQINLSMVVAPLFVAAMLMLTSAAICFLREITLASKQLEATFGPSESFSWTSDRSR from the coding sequence ATGAGTGCGTCACCAGCGGAGACACTGCTGAAAGCCATTCAGCTCTCGGTTTCGCCGGTGTTTCTCCTCGCTGGCATCGGGGCGATGATGAATGTGCTGTCGGGTCGGTTGAGCCGCAGCGTCGATCGAGCCAGAGAGCTGAAACGTCGCTGCCAGGAGCTGGAGTGCGACGAGCAGGCTGAATTCAGGTTGATTCGTCAGCGCATCCGGTTGGTGGTTCGTGCCATTGGGCTACTCACGCTGTCGACCCTGTTGATTTCAACGGTTGTTGCCGTGATTTTTCTCACGGTTGCCCTGCAGATCAACCTTTCGATGGTTGTGGCACCGCTGTTCGTGGCCGCCATGTTGATGCTCACCTCAGCAGCGATCTGCTTTCTGCGCGAGATCACGCTCGCCTCAAAGCAGTTGGAGGCGACCTTCGGACCCAGCGAATCCTTCAGCTGGACATCAGATCGATCACGCTGA